Proteins from a genomic interval of Chiloscyllium plagiosum isolate BGI_BamShark_2017 chromosome 36, ASM401019v2, whole genome shotgun sequence:
- the LOC122541097 gene encoding complement C1q tumor necrosis factor-related protein 3-like, with translation MNSFGLGNLCLILFHCIYRIYALENIQEDIQGVANEEMKLNNPLKLIAEAKARLGPTYAWNKKLDVVFDVQRSTMNHVLTPVDPIVYDVVNVNLGQGYSNKTGKFTSPKCGLYFFSYSSLPGKGLKTDVNLAKNNKTVSVIHSMLPNGSSQLSAKTVILNLHQGDQVWVKLVSGNLWSRDGSLSFQGFLLTRSAQ, from the exons ATGAATTCCTTTGGATTG GGAAACCTGTGTTTAATCCTGTTTCACTGTATCTATCGGATTTATGCCTTGGAAAATATACAGGAAGATATTCAG GGAGTTGCAAatgaagaaatgaaactaaataaTCCACTGAAATTGATCGCAGAAGCAAAAGCCAGGCTCGGACCTACTTATGCTTGGAATAAAA AATTGGATGTGGTTTTTGATGTGCAGCGCTCCACAATGAATCATGTGCTGACTCCTGTGGATCCGATCGTGTATGATGTCGTCAATGTGAATCTCGGACAGGGGTACAGTAACAAGACTGGAAAGTTCACAAGTCCCAAGTGTGGTCTGTACTTTTTCAGTTACTCTTCACTGCCAGGGAAGGGGCTGAAGACAGATGTGAACCTGGCCAAGAACAATAAGACAGTCAGTGTAATCCATAGCATGCTTCCAAATGGCAGTTCACAGCTCTCAGCGAAAACTGTGATCCTGAATCTTCACCAAGGAGACCAAGTGTGGGTCAAGCTAGTTTCTGGGAATCTCTGGAGTCGCGATGGATCACTCAGC